TCCCCTGCGTTTTCCCCCTCTTTTCAGAGGCCTCTGATGTCACCCAGGAAGCTCCTCCACCTGGACGCCTGCAGTACCTCCCAACTGAAAGTCCACTCATCTCGATTCCCCCATCAGGAGTCTACTGCTAGGGCAGCTCAGCCAAAGCTCCAGCGACACTATTCCCTGGATTCATTCTCCCCATCCATCAGTCTAAGGAACTCCACTAAGCAGATCGATGAGGACTTCCAGAAGCTCTACCACAAGCTTGTCTGTCAGGGCAAACCGGTCCCCTCCTGTCGCATGtgtgagaggagagcagagaccaCCAGAGGCCCCTCCTCCTCTGCTCTGGCTGCCCTGGCCctgtctcctcaccactctgTCATGAGGAAGCGTCGCAGGGAGCTGGTCCAGGAACATTCCCCAGAGTCCAAACGCTTCAGAGACAACTCCTGCCTGTACTCACCAGGATCTCTCCGCCAGATAGAAATGATCAGGTGCCAGAATCGCTCAGACAGCCATTTGTCCTCCACCCAGAGGTACATCTCCTGTGACTCCCACACCTGGAGCCCCCATAGGGCCAGCCTGTTTCAGATCCGCCACAGCCCCCAACACCACTCATCAGACGCAGCAGTCAGGAAAGCTGCAGGCTCCTGGTCTGGCCTGCATGTTGATCAGCCCTCTCCTGCTTGTGTAAGGGTCTTTCCACAGAGACAATGTACATACAGAACACCAGTATTTTGTTTCCTTATATTTTGTAACATTGCTGTCCTGTCTCCTGTTTTAGAGAGCGAAATACAACAGATTTGTTGGGATTCATCAAGGTTTGTTTGCTTTGTTTCTTAGGGAAAATAAAATAGTCTGAACTTTGACCACTGCAATGAATGTATTCAGTTCTGATGAGACTTTCTCCCCCCAGGAAAGTCACCTGTCAAGGCAGAGTGCCAATGTGGCTGTTCTCCAAGGTAACCATGACCGTATTCAGTCTGTTTTGTGTTGTCGTTAATCTTTCATAGAAGATGCATTTTGTTTCTCATGTTAACCAGCCTTCTTTCCCCAGTTTCTCTCGAAGACGGCTTCTGTATAAATGATGTCAACCCACAGAAAGGCCTGCACCTCTACCTTTGGTTGATATGCCTGACTTAAATATCTGTTGCTGTTTTATATCAGCTTTTAAACAGTTCTGATGTTCCAATTATTAACTCATGTTACAATGAACAGTGTTCCCACAAggtctttttttaatttttaaatggGCAAGTAAATTTTTTTTATGCACCCGTAGGATAACAATAGCTGGTTTTTTGAATGGATATATGCATAAAATACATACTAAATGACTTTAATAAAATAAGTGTTTGAAAACCTTTTGGCTGTATGCATTTATTTTCACATATCACAATAGGGAAAATCTAATTATGATCAACATAGAAAATAATCTGAAATGTACTTTACAGGAATAGTGATTAGTCTAAATAAGGGAGACAAAGGATTCAACTACTTTAAACAGGTCTGCATATGTATTTTCCTATTTAAAGATTTTTGGCTATATGAAATGAAGGCACGTTGTTTCCACTAAACATTTTGTTTAAAGTCTTGTGCGTCTTACAGCTGATAAGGCAACTTGTAACATCTCTCCAATGAGAGGATAGAAATGAGGGGTTGGAACACAGCTGCTTTCACCTCACAAAATGTTGCTTTTCAGTAACAATGGAATGTAATCTTACGTGGAATGAAAAGGAAGGGTTCAAATGTAATACATTGACATGCAGACGGTTGTGTTGCCAGAATGGCAGCATTAATGCCCCCAAATGATTCAGGACTAAGTACAATAAACAGCAGTAGTGTGATCAAGAGAACGGTTTGGTTGTGGTCATCTATGGCACTGCTGTAGCACCGCCAGCTTCagctgtgtctgatgacctgttggGAGGGTTGTGGTCAACAGTCACCACTCCAGTTCCACAGGGTATTTTCCTGTGAGGCAGGCGGTGCAGTGGCCCACTCTCCTGCTGGCATTGGTGTTGATCCTATCATCCTTCCCCTGGAGGGAGGGGATTCCTCCCTGCACCGCTGATAACAGGCCCTCAACCGACAGATACCTCACACTGGTTGCACCTACAGAAGACATCACAGTTTGCCACACACAGCTGGTGTTAGCCAACCATGTCTCAAGTCACAGATCAAAATGTGAATCTAGAGGGGACTACTCTCAAAAACATGAACTTTGTAGCGTTCCAAATCTCACCAATGTAGCCAGCAATGTCCTCAAATTCAGGCCTGTTAGCAATCAGCTCCTCTTTTGTGGGGATGTTGATGCCCATGTAGCATGGGAACCTGATGGGCGGTGAGGCAACACGGATGTGAACCTATAGGAGGGAGGTAAGCAACCAAAATGAATGGTCATTACAGACAACGCGAGACCAGACTTAGTATAGTACTCAACCATTATAACGAGGAGAGATTACTTGCAGTATAATTGATATAAAGAGGGCTGATAATGATCCAACTCTGGGCCACTCACCTCTGTGGCTCCTGCTTCCTTTAAGAGCTTTATTATGGGGGCGATGGTGTTGCCCCTGACGATGGAGTCATCAACGAGCACCACTCGCTTGCCTGTAAAGTTGTCTGTCAGTGCCCCAAACTTCTTGGCCACCCCCAACTGCCTGAGGCGTGTGTTTGGTTGAATAAACGTTCTCCCAACATAGCGATTCTTACACAGAACCTCCACGTACGGCAGTCCCGACTGCAGAAATGGAACAGAATAGTACAGACTGAAGCCCAAGAGGAGCACATGCATACATGCCCAGCATGAAATAATATGAAAGAATAGTCAAGACATGCAACTTATCAAAACGTCCTATAGGCGACTACATTACAAAAATTGTCATGGAAAACAGAAGATCTGATCAGTGTGTTTTACCATGCTGCCTCACCTGTTGTGCATATCCCAGTGCAGCCGGTGTAGCAGACTCGGGCACAGTGCTGACCACGTCTGCCTCTGTAGGGGCCTCAACGGCCAGCTGACGCCCACAGCGCTGCCTCACCGTGTACACCATCTGACCTGAAACACCAGGAGGAAACAATAGGTGCTCTGGCATCAGGtcaaaggcaggtagcctagtggttagtgcgttgggccagtaaccaaaaggttgctggatcaaatccgcgagctgacaaggtgaaaatctgtccttctgcccctgaacaaggcagttaacccattgttccccggtaggccgtcattgtaaacaatattttttttaactgatttgcctagttaaataagttgTGCCGTAATCTCCCAGTCGAACTATTCACCACTCTCACCGACTAAGTACTAATCAGTTTTAGTGTTATTAGCTAGGCCAACTTCTAAATATGCCTACCTTCAAATATGGAATCTGGTCTGGCAAAGTAAACATATTCAAAGATGCAGAATGCAGGGAGGTCTCCCTCGGGGCGAGGGACGATGCTTAGGGACTTCACACCGTGTTTGGAGATCTGGACTATCTCTCCAGGCATCACCTCTCTGTAGTACCTGAGGACCAGACCGAGCAGAAAGAGGCTTGTGAGCCACAGGACCACACATTGCCATGGCAATAAGAGAACGGTAACCGTGGTGATGAGAGCTCACTTGGCACCGATGGACTGGAAGCTGCAGGACTCTGATGACACCACCcagccctctgtctccccctcgcCAGCACCTTACGGAGGACAGAATATGGCCTGTCAATCATCCATCCTCTTCCACCTCTTTATACAGTTGTGGTCAAATATATTGGCAGTGGCACCCTTGCACAATTCACTATTTCTTCTAAGtagacattttaaaataaaaatggtgttcagacatgtatttgtttgattTACTACTGCACAGGACCAAGAAAGAAAAATTCTATACTGAAATTTAGATTGTTCACTTTCAGTCAAAATGGCCTGGACTAAATTATTCAAAATTCAAATTAATTTGGTTGGAGCAAGTGATTCTCATTCATGTGTAATTTACCGTACCTGCCATTCAACCAGTTTTGAAAAGAGAAAACAGAACACTCTGCTCCATTGcaaagtgcaagggtgccaatatatccGATTATAGATTAGTAACCCTGCTCATAGATTAGTTCATCAAAAATGCACAAATCAAAAGATCCAAAAATACCATGCAGCGCTAAGGGAGGACCAAAAATACCTGCAGTGTGGAGTTTAGAAATGGGGACGAGGCGCCCAATACTGAGGGGTCTGTTTCCATACGGGTCACGGATAGCATAGATCACATCTGTGTACATCACCAGCAGCGAGTAGGATGTCGGGGTCTCATGCATCAGGTTCTTTATCCTGCAATGGCGAGAATAAACAATCAATCAAGATTAAGAGTGTTACAGGAGGTTAAAGAGGAGATGGGGTATTATTGGAATAGAAGGTTCTAGAACCAACCTGGCCACCCAGTCAGGGGCATCCAGCTCCTCCATAGGTGGAGTCAGAGCCAGCAGCTGGGTGATGAGCTCACTGTCTGAGCTGGTGGACAGGCCCACGCCATGACGCATCACCTGCCATACACAGTAATGTACatttaaaacaaaaacacacagcagtcacacacaaggTCGGTGGATATGACAGCACAACCTACCTTCTTACGCAGTGCGGCTGCATTGACCAGCTCCCCGTTGTGTGCCACAGCTATCTTGCCGTGCAGTGTGTCCACCACAAAGGGCTGGCAGTTCTGCAGCTCAGAGATGCCCGTGGTGGAGTAGCGCGTGTGCCCGATGCCCAGGTTACCATAGCGCAGCTTCAGAAGGTTCTCAGGTGGGAAGGCGTTGTTCACTAAGCCCATTCCCTGAGTTGGGAAGAGACGTAGCTATTCACAACACATAGGCAGACAGGGACATcttgggcacacacacactgaactttgCTCTCATAAAACCCTGtgcattaaaaaaaaagaaatgtagcCAAACTGTGATTAGTAAAGCTTTAGGTGATGATATCACATGCCAGTTTTTATGCTACAAGTGTCTCATTTCTATACAGTGTGTTCTCTCCTTGTACTTCTGAGATTTTAGTTAACTAATAGGACTGAAACTCCCACGGATGGAAGGGTTTAAAAAGGTGTTTtgttgtttgggggggggggggtgatagcaTTATGCCTAGTTTGAGGCCACTGGTGGGATGTTGTGTAAATTAGAGGACAAGTTGAGTGGCTTTGTAATCTAGAATTAGTAGGATTGTAGCTGTTTCTCTTTCATGTTTCCATACTGAATGGTTCTGTTTGTCACACATTTGTACCTTGAGGGTGTTGTACGTTGGTGGGTTGACTCCATTGCTTGTGACAATTCCAGCACTTTCCTGACCCCTaagtaaacaaaaacaaatagaTTGCTTGAATGACAGTTTTAGTGAGGTGGAAACACTTGCAACAATGACACAGCGGTCCTTAAATCTTACAGTCAAACCTACTCGACTTTGCTTGATGCAACATGTTTGAGGCCAGCTTTTATGCATGCATAATGCCTTGGGGCAGACTAAACCGTTTTGGTGAAGGAGAAGTGTTGTAGACtggaggggggggtgggggttgtGTGTATCTGCAGTGGAGTTGCCTTATATGGAGTGGCCTTGCACTGCAGACGATTTGCCAAGCTGCTTCTCGGATTACAGTCCATCCCTCCCCCACATCACAAAGCTTAAGCCAGTAGTGAGGCTGCGTGGGCGTTCCTCTCAGGCTTAAACGCCTGGTTGCCTAGGGAACCGGGCAGCAGAGGAAGGGGGGCTGGGAGAGAAAGAAGCGTTTCCAGGTCAGCTCAAacatggagagaggagcagggagacaaAGAAGAGGTGAAGAAGAGACGGTAGAGGTAGAGGAGACAGGAGCAGCAGGACAGTGGGGGGAAGCGGAGGTGCTGGCTCTTCTGTCAGTGTGGGGGGAGCTGGGAGCAGCTCAGCATTCAGGCGTGAGCAGCAGAGCCACATTTGAATGCATCTCAGAGCAGCTGAGAGGGCTCAGCGTGCTGCGGGACTGGAGGGAGTGTCAAGCCCAGTGCAGGAGGCTGGGACTGCAAGCCAGGAAGGCTGAATCACCAGGCACATTCACCAACTACAATCAGGGGGCAACAGCCATGATGGACACCCAAATGACCCCAAGTGACttggtggaagaggaggaggatctGACCAGTGAGAAAGAGGCCCACTCTTCCTTAGTCACAATGCAGGAAGGTAACTCGGAGTTACAGGAACAGTGTGATATTGGGAGAGAAATATACAAGTGCTTACAAAATATTTGTATATGGAAACTTTGAAAGAATTACAGTATATAGCAATTGGCGTAGGTTATAGGAAGCAATGAAATAAAACGATCTGCGACATCCCAACACACTAACTGTGAGTGAAGGATTGTTAAGATAATGTCAGAAAAACAGTGGACCATAGACTATGCCTAATAAATGTAGTATCAAATCTTAAGTTGTTTAGTATATGCAGCAGTAGTCTAACTAGCAGTCTTTAAATGATCCCtcatttaaatttattttttattttttatttaacctttatttaaccaggtaggcaaattgagaacacgttctcatttacaattgcgacctggccaagataaagcaaagcagttcgacacatacaacaacacatagttacacatggagtaaaacaaacatatagtcaataatacagtgaaaaaaaataagtctatatacaatgtgagcaagtgaggtgagataagggaggtgaaggcaaacaaatatatgtataaataaataaaaatataaaaggccatggaggcgaagtgagtacaacacagcaagtaaaataaaaactaaaaaaacactggaatggttggtttgcagtggaagaaagtgcaaagtagagacagaaataatggggtgcaaaggagcaaaataaattaataaataaatacagtaggtaaagaggtagttgtttgggctaaattgtagatgggttatgtacaggtgcagtaatctatgagctgctctgacagctggtgcttaaagctagtgagggagataggtgtttccagtttcagagatttttgtagttcgttccagtcattggcagcagagaactggaaggagaggcgtccaaaggaagaattggttttgggggtgactagagagatatacctgctggagcgcgtgctacaggtaggtgctgctatggtgaccagcgagctgagataaggggggactttacctagcagggtcttgtagatgacctggaaccagtgggtttggcgacgagtatgaagcgagggccagccaacgagagtgtacaggtcgcagtggtgggtagtatatggggctttggtgacaaaacggatggcactgtgatagactgcatccaatttattgagtagggttttggaggctattttgtaaatgacatcaccgaagtcgaggattggtaggatggtcagttttacaagggtatgtttggcagcatgagtaaaggatgctttgttgcggaataggaagccaattctagatttgactttggattggagatgtttgatgtgagtctggaaggagagtttacagtctaaccagacacctaggtatttgtagttgtccacatattctaagtcagagccgtccaaagtagtgatgttggacaggcgggcaggagcaggcagcgatcggttgaagagcatgcatttggttttacttgtatttaagagcagttggaggccacggaaggagagttgtatggcattgaagctcgcctggagggttgttaacacagtgtcaaaagaagggccagaagtatacagaatagtgtcgtctgcgtagaggtggatcagagaatcaccagcagcaagagcgacatcattgatgtaaacagagaagagagtcggtccaagaattgaaccctgtggcacccccatagagactgccagaggcccggacaacagaccctccgatttgacacactgaactcgatcagagaagtagttggtgaaccaggcgaggcaatcattagagaaaccaaggctgtcgagtctgccaatgaggatgtggtgattgacagagtcaaaagccttggccaggtcaatgaatacggctgcacagtattgtttcctatcgatggcggttacgatatcgtttatgaccttgagcgtggctgaggtgcacccatgaccagctctgaaaccagattgcatagcggagaaggtgtggtgggattcgaaatggtcggtaatctgtttgttgacttggctttcgaagaccttagaaaggcagggtaggatagatataggtctgtagcagttagggtcaagggtgtccccccctttgaagagggggataaccgcagctgctttccaatctttggggatctcagacgacacgaaagagagg
This genomic interval from Salvelinus alpinus chromosome 6, SLU_Salpinus.1, whole genome shotgun sequence contains the following:
- the ppat gene encoding amidophosphoribosyltransferase; the encoded protein is MSEFEESGIGEECGVFGCVAAGEWPTQLEVAKVLTLGLVALQHRGQESAGIVTSNGVNPPTYNTLKGMGLVNNAFPPENLLKLRYGNLGIGHTRYSTTGISELQNCQPFVVDTLHGKIAVAHNGELVNAAALRKKVMRHGVGLSTSSDSELITQLLALTPPMEELDAPDWVARIKNLMHETPTSYSLLVMYTDVIYAIRDPYGNRPLSIGRLVPISKLHTAGAGEGETEGWVVSSESCSFQSIGAKYYREVMPGEIVQISKHGVKSLSIVPRPEGDLPAFCIFEYVYFARPDSIFEGQMVYTVRQRCGRQLAVEAPTEADVVSTVPESATPAALGYAQQSGLPYVEVLCKNRYVGRTFIQPNTRLRQLGVAKKFGALTDNFTGKRVVLVDDSIVRGNTIAPIIKLLKEAGATEVHIRVASPPIRFPCYMGINIPTKEELIANRPEFEDIAGYIGATSVRYLSVEGLLSAVQGGIPSLQGKDDRINTNASRRVGHCTACLTGKYPVELEW